The Acidobacteriota bacterium sequence CAACCGTTCACAATCGAAATGGGCGCCATCGGCTGGACCAGGATTGGGGCCGGATCGTCCCAGCTTTGCGTCGGGCTACACTTTTCAAAGTGCCGTCACAGGCAATCCGGATGCGTACTTCGATCCCAAAGCATTCTTGTTGCAACCGTCCGGAACGCTCGGCACGTTGGGCAGAAACACATTCGAGGGGCCCAATCTGCGCACTTTCGATCTGGCCCTGACGAAAAATACTTCCTGGGCAAAGCTGGGCGAACGAACACGAATTCAATTCCGCGTGGAATCCTTCAACCTGTTCAATCGCGCGAATTTCGGCACGCCGAATTTGCAGGTGTACGCCGGAACGCCCGAAGCGCTGAATACGCCGCCCGCGTCGTTGACCCCGACGCAACCCGCTTCGATTGCAAGTTTTGGAAAAATCCGCTCGACCGTAACTTCAGCCCGTCAGATTCAGTTGGGGATGAGAGTTACGTTTTGAGTAACCGTAAACTGGTAGAGACAGATAAAAATTGAGTTCGACATCTCTCCAAGCAAAATCAGGAGGCCACTTATGACAAAAAAGCATTTCGCCGTATGTGTAATTTTGCTGTTGGCGCTGGCAGCCGCATCCCCGCTGCCGTTCAAAACATCCGGGCAAGCCGCTGCGCCAGCGGCGCAACCCGCCAAAGCTCCGCGACCGATTGAGCTGGCGGACAGTCTGGCGTGGAAACGCATTGCGTCGCCGACGGTTTCCAGCGATGGCCAATGGTTCGCGCATAAGTTGACGCCGAACGAAGGCGACAGCGAAGTCGTGTTGCGCCGGTTGAGCGATGGCAAAGAATGGCGTTTCCCCGTCGGTGAATCGCAAGGCTTTGGCGGCGGGCCGGGCTTTTTGGGCGGCGCTTCGGCAGATGTAGCGTTTTCGGATGATGCGAAATGGTTTGCCTTCACCATCTCGCCGACTTTCAAAGAAGGCAAACGGCTCAAGAAAGAACGCAAGCCGCTGCAAAACAAAGTCGCCATCGTCAATCTGGCCACGGAAAAGAAAATCGAGTTTGAAAAGATTCGCCGCTTCAGCTTTTCGGGCGAAAATGCCGGTTGGGTTGCGCTGCATCGGTACGGAGCCGATGCGCCGCCAGCCGGGCCTGTTGCCGCTGCGCCCAGCGGTGGAAGCAGCGCGACGGCGCCGGAACGCGCGACAGGATCGGATTTGCTTTTGTATGAACTGGCCACTGGCAATGAATTGAACATCGGCAACGTTGCCGATTTCGCCTTCACCAAAAAAGGCGATTGGCTGGCGTGGACGATTGATGCCAACGAAAAAATGGGAAATGGGTTGCAGGCGCGCAATATGGCCACGGGCGCGGTGCTGCCGCTCGACAGCGACAAAGCCAGCTACCGCGGTTTGAACTGGACGGAAAAAGGTGAAGCGCTGGCCGCCGTCAAAGGCGTCGAGGACAAAGGATTTGAAGACAAGCTGTACAGCGTTGTTGCGGTGAATGGCTTCGCCAACGGTTCGCCCCAGAAAACCATTTATGATCCGCGCCAGGACAAAGAATTTCCTGCGGGCTTGACCGTTAGCCCGAATCGAAGCCCAAGCTGGACGGAAGATTTCAGCGCCGTACTGTTTGGCATTCACGAAGTCAAAAAGAAAAAAGGGGGCGATAAGCCTGAAGCGCCTGCTGGCGCTCCTGCCGCCGCAATGCGCCGCCCGCAGGACGATGAACCGGAAAAACCAGACCTCGTGTTATGGCACTGGAAAGACGGGCGGTTGCAATCGCAGCAGCAAGTCGAAGAACCGCGCGACAAGAATTTCAGCTATCTGGCCACTTATCGAATCGCGGACAAAAAGTTCAATCGCTTGGCCGATGAAGAGCTTCGCAATGTGACCGCCGCGCCGAAACAGAAATTCGGCATCGGTTTCGACAACCGAGAATATGAAACGATGGGCAGCCTGGATGGTCGTCGGTATCAGGACGTTTACGTTGTGGATTTGAAAACCGGCGCGCGCAAACTGGCCGTGAAAAAGAGCCGCTGGAATTACGGCCCTTCGCCCGATGGGACGCGGTTCCTGTATTTCGACGATGGAAATTTCTTCGTCTACGACATGGCTTCGGGGCAGGCGACCAACATCACGCAAAAAATTCCTTCTGTGTTTTGGGATCAGGAAGACGATCACAACGTCGTTAAACCGCCGACCAGCGTCATTGGCTGGACGAAAGACGGCACTTCGGTGCTGCTTTCCGACGATTGGGACATTTGGAATGTTTCCGTCAATGGTCAGGCGACCAACCTGACGATGAACGGCAAGAAAGACAAAATGCGGTACCAGAACCGGTTCCGCATTGATCCGGAAGAAAAGGGAATTGATCTGGCTTCACCGATGTATGTTCGTGTGTATGGCGAATGGACGAAGAAAGCGGGCATTGGCCGCATTGACGGCGGCAAACCCGGCGTGAAGATGTTGACGTGGGATGACGCGGCGTTCGGCGGATTGATGAAAGCCAAAAAAGCCGATGTCTGGCTATACACGCATGAATCGCAGTCCGAAGCGCCGAACTATCTGGTTGCGGATGCTTCACTTGGCAATGCAAAGAAAATCACCGATTCCAATCCGCAGCAGAAAGATTTCCTTTGGTCTTCGGGCGCGAAACTGATTGATTACACCTCGGCCAAAGGTGACAAGCTGCAAGGCGCGTTGTTCCTGCCCGCAAACTATCAACCGGGCAAGAGCTATCCGACGGTTGTGTACATTTACGAAAAACTTTCGCAGGGGCTGAACAACTATACCGTGCCGACCTACAACGGCTTCAATAAAACCACGTACACCAGCAATGGTTACGCAGTGTTGATGCCGGACATTGTGTACAAGGTGAATGATCCCGGAATGTCCGCCGTTTGGTGCGTGGTACCCGCGCTGGAGGCCGCCATCAAAACCGGCATCGTGGACAAAGACCACGTCGGATTGCAGGGACATTCCTGGGGCGGGTATCAAACTTCGTTTTTGGTGACGCAAACGAACGCCTTTGCCGCGGCGGTAGCGGGCGCTCCGCTGACCGAAATGATCACAATGTACAACTCGATTTACTGGAATTCGGGCGGCGGCAACATGGCGATTTTTGAAAGCAGCCAGGGCCGTTTCAACGGCAGCCCGCTGGATATTCCCGAAGCGTACATGCGCAACTCGCCGATCACGCATGCCAAGAACGTCAAAACGCCGCTCGTGATTTTGCACAACGACAAAGACGGCGCGGTGGATTTCACGCAAGGCATTTTTTATTACAACACGCTGCGGCGGCTGCAAAAACCCGTGGTGATGTTGCAATACAAAGGCGAAAATCACGGCCTTCGCGTTCCGGCCAACATGAAGGATTACACCGTGCGAATGCGCGAATTTTTTGACCATTACCTGATGGGCAAACCCGCGCCGAAATGGTGGACGGATGGCGTGCCATTATTGAAGCTGAAGGATCATCTGGAAGAGCGCACGCCTGGCAAACCGCAACCGATTGATCCGCTGAACGACAACTGAGAAAGAGGGAAGGAGGGATTGAGAGAAAGAGAGGCGTTCTTTCTACCCATCCCTCTTTCTCTCCGTCTCTCTTTCCCTCTTTCGTTGGAAAAAGGAGAGGGAATGAAGCCAGCACTGATCGGAATTCCCTGGGATGAAATGTCTTCGTTTCTGCGTGGAGCGTCGGAAGCGCCGCCGCTGATTCGCGCGGCGTTGTTTTCATCGGCGTCGAATCCGTTCAGCGAAGCGGGCATTGCAGTAACTCGCGAAGCCGTTCACGACGCCGGTGACATTGAAGCGACAACCGGTGAAGCGATGATGCAACGAATCGAAGCGACAATTGCTGATCTGTTGGAAGATGGCTATAAGCCGATTTCGCTCGGCGGCGACCACGCGATAACTTTTCCAATTATTCACGCTTTTGCCAAAAAGTACCGGCGATTGAGCATTCTTCATTTCGATGCCCATCCTGATTTGTATGACGAATTCGAAGGCAATCGTTTTTCACATGCCTGCCCGTTTGCTCGAATTTTGGAAGCTGGATTGGTTGAACGATTGGTACAGGTTGGCATTCGATGTTTGACCGATCATCAGCGCCAGCAAATCGAACGCTTCGGCATCGAAGTCATCGAAATGCGTGATTATCGCGACGATTGGCCGATTGATTTCGACACGCCGGTATACATTTCCTTTGATGTGGATGGGCTTGATCCGGCGTTCGCTCCCGGAGTTTCGCACCGCGAACCCGGCGGGCTTTCTTCGCGGCAGGCGATCAACACAATTCTCAACCTGAACGCCGAAATCGTCGGCGCCGACATCGTCGAATTCAACCCGCGAATGGATGTCGCCAAGTTGACTGAAACCGTTTGCGCCAAAATCGTCAAAGAAATTGCAGCGCAAATGCTGATGTAAAAGTTCCGCCCACGAAGCCGCACCAAGCTTCACGAAGGTATGCGAAACTGCCTTGTTTCTTCGTGTGACTTCGTGGGAGAAAAAGTTATGAAGCCAGTAGAACCAATTTTCGTCGCTGACCTGTTCGGCGAAATTCACGAAGAGTTGCTCAAGCTGCTGCGCGGTTTATCCAATGAAGACTGGTACAAGCCGACTGTCGCCGGTTCGTGGTTGGTGCGCGACATCGCCGCACACCTGCTGGACAGCGATATTCGGCGGCTGTCGTTTCAGCGCGATCAAGCGCCGATGGTTCCTCCGGACAATCCGATTGGCGGTTATGCCGACCTGGTTGGTTTTTTGAACCAGCTCAATGCCGATTGGATCAAGGCGACAAAACGCATCAGCCCGCAATTGTTGATTGAGTTTCTTTCTGTGACCGGCGCGCAAGTCGCCGCGCTGTTCAAATCGCTCGACGCTTTTGCACCTGCGCTGTTTGGCGTCGCCTGGGCGGGTGAAGAAACGTCTGAAAACTGGTTCGACATTGCGCGCGAATACACGGAAAAGTGGCATCACCAGCAACAGATTCGGGATGCCGTCGGCGCTGCGCCGCTGTACAGCCGCAAATGGCTGCACCCAGTGCTGAATTCCTTTGTGCGCGCTTTGCCGGTGAATTACGACGCGACGCCAGCCAATCCCGGCACGCAGATTTCGTTCGTCATTTCAGGCGAAGCGGGAGATGTTTGGACGTTGGTAAAAGAGACAGAAGGTTGGCGGTTGTTTACCGGCGCTGCCGACAACATCGTTTGCAGAATTGAATTCGACCAGGACACGGCCTGGCGATTGATGACCAAAGGGCTTTCGCGCGACCAAGCCAAAACCAAACTCACTGTGCAGGGCGATGCCGCCTGGGCTGAACCCTTGCTCGGAACACTGGCCGTGATGGCCTGAACGGAGAAGTATGATTTGGCGATTGGTTGCGGCGGCAACGGTCTTTGTTGCGCTGACAGGGTTTTCTTTCGAGCAAAGACATTCGCTGGCCATTACGAAAGTCAGTTTGATTGACGCTACCGGAAAGCCAGCACAATCCAACATGACGGTGGTCGTTACGGGCGACCGGATTTCGGCAATCGGCAAAACCGGCAAGGTCAAACTTCCGGCAAACCCGGAAATTGTGGACGGATCTGGAAAGTTTCTGATTCCCGGTTTATGGGATTCGCATTTGCATCTGACGATTGCCACCGATCAAGCCGGAACCACGGAATTGCTTGCGCCGATGCTGGTGGCGTACGGCGTGACGACGGTGCGGGAAATGGGCGGCGATTGGCAACGTATTCAGCAATTGCGAAAGGCTATTGCCGACGGGCAAATCGTTGGCCCGCGCATTTTTGCTCCGGGGCCGTTTGTAGATGGCCCGCAACCAGCAGACGTGAATTTTCTTCCGGTGGGCAACGAAGCCGAAGCTCGGCAGGCGGTTCGCAAGTTGAAAGCCGACGGCGTTGATTTCATCAAAATCCAGGCCAATTTGTCGCCGGAAACGTGGCGAGCGATTGTGGATGAATCGCAGAAAGCCGGAATTCCCGTCGTTGGGCACATCCCGGAAACCGTCAGCGCGTTTGATGTGGCGCGTTCGGCGCAACGAAGCGTCGAACATATTTCGCCGGTTATTCCCGGAGACGCAGGGATTATGCTGGCCTGTTCCAGCCGGGAAACGGAGTTGCGAGCGGAACTGGCAGCGATCAAAAAAGCCGCCGAAGACAAAAACGCCAATCGCCAGCAGTTACGTCTGCGCCAGCGCGATTTGCAACGGGCAATGGCGGCCAGCTACGACGCAAAAAAATGCGAAACGCTGTTTGCGCTCTTCGTCAAACATCAAATTCACGTGGTGCCAACGGCGATTTTCGGCAAACGCTTTGCTCCGCTCGACGAACGCGATTTACCGAATGATGATTCGCTGAACCTGATTCCGGCTTCGATGCGCGCGCGTTGGGATAAACGCCGCGCTGAGGTGGTCAAGGCGAGTTCGCCGGACGATTTTGCGTTTCGCCAAATGCTCTTCGCCAAATCGCGCGACCTGATTTCTGCGATGATTCGCGCCAAGGTTCCGCTGCTGACCGGAACGGATGCGCTGGACGGATATGTTCTGCCGGGCGCGAGTTTGCACGACGAACTTGGGTTGCTGGTCGAATCCGGAATGATGCCGATGGCGGCTTTGCAGTCGGCGACGCGAGATGCCGCGAAATTCATGGGCAAACTCGATTCAGTTGGAACAATCGAATCCGGAAAAATTGCTGATCTGATATTGCTGGATGCTGACCCGCTGCAATTCATCGAAAACACGCGACGCATTCACGCCGTCATTCTTGGCGGCAAGCTGATTTCCTCATCGCAACTGCAAACGATGAAAACAAAGATGGAAACTTATGCCAAAGAGCACTAAAACCAACCTGGAGGGATTTATGAACGCACGCCGATTGTTGAATTCAACACTGATGATGATTTTGATCGCCGCCAGTTGCTTGCCCGCATTGGGCGGCGAAGATTGGTCGCGATTTCGTGGCCCGAACGGCACAGGTGTTTCGGCGGAAACCAATTTGCCGACCGAATTTGGCCCTGACAAAAGCGTTGTTTGGAAAACGCCGCTGCCGGCGGGACATTCCTCGCCAGTGTTTTCGCGCACGCGTATTTTCGTAACGGCGCACGACGGCGACAAAAAATCCGGCAAGCTGGTCGTCATCGCGCTGGATCGCAAGTCGGGCAAAGAACTTTGGCGGCGCGAAGTCCCGCGCGCCAAAACCGGACGGCTGGAAAACGTCAACGGCCCGGCTTCGGCCAGTCCTGTCACCGACGGCGAAAACGTGTATGCGTACTTTCAGGATTTCGGAATGATTTCGTTTACAGCCGACGGCAAAGAGCGTTGGCGCATTCCCATGGAACCGTACAACATTTTTTATGGCTACGGCGCTTCGCCGACTCTGGTGGATGACAAGGTGATTCTGCCCGTGGATCAGGACGGCGGCGCGTTTCTGCTGGCCGTCAATAAAAACACCGGCAAAAAAGTTTGGAAAATTGATCGTCCCGAAGTCATTTCCGGCTACTCGACACCAATGATTTACCAGCCGAAATCCGGACCGAAACAGTTGGTCTTGCCGGAATCGTTTCAGGTTTCGGCGTATTCCGTCGCTGACGGCAAGCGCGTCTGGTGGGTGCGCGGACTGGCTTGTGAAATGAAATCCGTGGCCAGTTACGACAACGAATACCTGTACATCAACGGCTGGGGCTTTCCGCTGAATCAACCCGGCAGGCAAATTCCAACCGTCAGCTTTGAAGAAGGTCTGAAAAAATACGACAAAAACAACGATGGGTTCGTCGCCAAAGAAGAAATCGTCGGCGATGATCAAATGTCCAAGGTGCTCAGCCCGAATTACGGCTTTGACGCCTTTGACGGCAATCGCGACAACAAACTCGACGCCAAAGACTGGCAGGTATTTCGCGCAATGATGGCTTCGGAAAACGGGCTGCTTTCAATCAAACTCGGCGGGCAAGGCGATATGACCGCCTCGGCGATTCACTGGAAGTATCAGCGCCCCGTACCGCAAGTGCCGTCCACCTTGCTTTATCAGGGGACGCTGTTTATGGTGAATGACAGCGGCATCTTGATTTCTTTTGACCCTGCGACAGGCAACGTCATCAAACAAGGCAGACTGAAAGGAGCGATTGACAAATACTTCGCTTCGCCGGTCGGCGCTGATGGCAAGGTGTATTTGATTAGTCAGGACGGAACCGTTTCCGTGGTCAAAGCCGCTGGCGAATGGGAAGTGCTGGCCGTGAATGCGCTCGGCGATGAAGTTTTCGCGACGCCAGCTTTTGCCGATGGCAAGTTGTTCATTCGCACAAAAAGCACGCTGTATTGCTTCGGCAAGTGAACTGCGTGGATGTTAGAATCCGCTGCGGAGGTATCAAGATGGACGACATTCTCAAACTCGAACTTGAACTCGCCAGTGAAGAACCAAAGGAGATCAAAAAACTAGTTGACCGTTGTCTTGAAGTGCTGGACAGAGACCACGCAGCGAGAGCGAAAGTCTGGGAAGAAATTGATCAAATCACCAGGGAGAATGATGCTGCGTTGGCTCATCTGCGGAGCTTAATGCAAAAGGCGGCTTAATGTGGAAAACAGTGTTTGAAGTGTTCAAGCGTCTCTTTACAATCAATGACGAACTGAACCGTGTACAAGCAGAGTTGAAACGTCAGGGTGAGCAGATTCGGCAGCTTGCTGAAAATCAAATGCGCTTTCAGTATGAGCAGCAGTTGCAAAATGAGCGGAGTGTTCACGAACGCGAAAAAGTAATACTTGAGCTTGAAAACCGGCTACTGCGGGAAAGGCTGGAACAGCGCATCTTGCCGCCACCATCCGACAAGAAATCGGATGAAGAATGATTGCTTTTACCGCCTTTTCCCACCAACAATCAACCAAACGGAAACCATAAATATGACCAAGGAGAAATCAACTTCTATGACGTGGGCAATTTTTGCAATTGGCGCAGCTCTTTCATGGGGCATTTATGGGGCGATGTTGCATCAAGGACAAATGGAGCTTGGGTCGCCTGCGCAGCGCGGGTTGCGCGCATTGTTATGCGTAGGTCTAGCCTATTTTTTGATTGGCGTCATCGTTCCGGTTGTTGGATTGGCTTCACAAGGGCAGTTGAAACTGGAAGGGTTCAACTCTAAAGGCGCAACACTGGCGACCATCGCGGGTGCGCTCGGAGCCATTGGCGCGGCCTGCATCATCTGGGCGTTCAAAGCCGGCGGAGTCCCGAATTACGTTATGCCGCTGGTATTCGGTGGCGCGCCGGTGATTAACGTCCTGGTGACAATGATTCTGCATCCGCCGAAATCAACAGTGAATCCGCTGTTGTATGTCGGGATGCTCCTGGTAGTTTTAGGCGCGAGTCTGGTTTTATATTTCAGGCCGCAGTCTTAAGCTTTTGTTTTGATTCTTGCTCAACAAGCGCAGGATCAAATGCAGAATTAACGGTTTGCATCAGAGGTACTACGATGGCAACACCACAAAGGTTAATCAACGAAGCCAGACTTGCTCAGGATTCGCACGTTCCCGTTCCGAAGATGTTTGGGAAATCGGCGGAATGGGAAGGCGTGAAGGTAGTTCATTACCGCATTGAACCGGGAGAATTGCCCGCGCGGGCTCACAAAACGCATGAAGTTTTCGTTCCAATGGCCGGAGCCGTCACCATTGAAGGGAATGGGCAAGACGGGGCTCCTGCACGGCGGCGGCGCGTTCCGGGCGACATTAGCGTGACGCCTGCCGGAATTCACTATTCGGCGCATTGGGAAGAAGAGCTTGAGTACTTGACCGTGTTTTTGACAGATGATTATCTGAAACGTGCCACCGTTGATTTCGAAGCCAATCGAAATGCGCGAATCGTGTTGTCCTGTGGTCCGCAGGACGCCCTGGTCCGCTCCATTGGACACGCACTGGCAAACGAATTGGATGCGGAAATGCCTACGGGCAAATTGTACGCGGAATCGCTGGTCAACACCCTGGCCGTGCATTTGCTGCGACATTATTCGACCGATAGTGTCGTGCCCGACCTGCATTTCGGCGGGTTGCCCGCGCACAAATTGCGGCGCGTGAATGAGTTTGTCTCAGAAAATCTGGAAAATGACATTTCGCTGGCCGAAATTGCCCAGGCTGCAGGATTAAGTCCGTTCCATTTTGCCCGTTCATTCAAACAAACGACCGGGTTGACACCGATTCAGTTTTTGACGCAGCGCCGCGTTGAACAGGCCAAACAAATGCTGGTTGAAGATGAGTTGCCGATTGTGGAGGTTGGTTTGCGCGTCGGCTTCAAAAACCAAAGCCACTTCACCACATTATTTCGCAAGCTAACGACAATGACGCCAAAGGCTTACCGCGAAGCAGCGTTGCGGTAAGTTCGAGCAACCCACAACATTTCCGCAAGATTACAAAACAGACGGCAAGCAGCGAAAAGACCTGCTTGCCGTCTGTGCTTTAAGCTCCCGTGCATCAACCTTTAACAACCCGCGAAGGAGGGAGCATGAAAAATCGAATCTATGCCGTGACTGTTTTGCTGACGCTGTTGATAATCGGCTTTGCTGCGATTGCCAAAGCCGACGACATTTCCGAAGCCTTTGAACGAGGAAATGACGCATTCAATCGAGGTGCTTATGAACGAGCGATTTTTGAATATCGCGCCGCGCTGATCTGGCCCGGTCAACACGAAGCGCGCGCGCATTTCAACATCGGTGTTTGCCATTACAAACTGGGCCGGTTGCGTGATGCGGTCGGCGAATACCGCAAAGCCATCAAAGACAGGGAAGGCAAATATCCGCCCGCTTCCTATGCTTTGGGTGTCGCGCTGCAAGGACTTCAACGACACCGCGAAGCCCGCGAGGCTTTTGCGCAAGCCGTCGAAGCGTCGGGCAACAAACACGCTCCGGCCTTGTTTGAATTGGGACTATATGCGCAAACGGCGCAGGAATATCAGGCAGCGGTGGAGTATTACGTTCGCTCGATCAAACAGTCGAAAGAGCAGATTCCATCGGCCCACAACAATCTGGGTGTGATCCTGGCCAGTTTCGGGCAGATGGATGGAGCAGTTCGCGAGTTTGAAATTGCGCTCGACCAATCGCGCGGAAAGTTCGATGTTGCCCGTGAGAATTTGGTGATGTGCCGCCAATTATTGAACGCGAAATCTTCGACCTTGATCGCGGAACTGAAAACCAGCGGCAGCCAAAACCAAATCAATTTGGCGAACGACTGAACCGGCGACTCGTGGGGGTGTGGGCAGCGACAGGTCGTGTGGTAGACTACGCCGCCTTTTCAGCAGTCCACATCAAATCAAGTTCAGGAGTTCGCTATGAAATTTCATTCCATCAATGACATTCTGGCAGCAAACGAAGCTGCGACCGCCCGGTTTACTTCAGAAGCTGCCGTCGTCAATGGAGCGCAGGCTGCATTTCGTCCGGCTGAGAGCGAATGGACGATTGGCGAAATCGTCGAACACGTCAACATCGTCAATGGCGGATTTCTGCGCATTACACACAAACTATTGCGGCAGGCAGAAGCCGATCCCAAACCCGCTCCTGCGGATTTGAACCTGGGCGGAGTGATCGTCAATGAAAATGGCGAACAGGCTCCAAAGTTTGAAGCCCCTGAGACGGTTCGTCCGAAAGGCGGAGTTTCGATTGCGGATGCCGTGGCGGGAATTCAACAAATAATTGCCGGGTTTGCCGAAATCAAACCTCGACTGGAAGCAGTGGATTTGTCAGAACAAAAGTTTCCGCATCCTGTGGCCGGGCCGCTCAGTGGGTATCAATGGTTGATTTTGCTGGCGGAACATTCCGATCGCCATCTGGGGCAGATTAGGCGCGTGAAAACCTCGCCAGGATTTCCCTGCTGAACGATTCGGCGGTTCAACTATTGATGTGCTCAACATCAAACATCGGCGTCTCAGAGAATCAATTCTGTGACGCCGATTTTTTTGGTTTACGCCGATGTTTTGGCGGAGGTCGTTCCGCCGGTTTTGCGCCTCTTAACAAAAAACGGGCGCGACCTCAGTTTCCAGGCGCATTCTTGCCTCCGGACTGAGTTGTTCGACAGTCGCCAGGAAGTTCGGGTGTGTGATTCCCGAACCCAGATATGTCCAGCGATTGGCTTGATGTTGAACGATCATGAATTGTTCGCGCTCCTTGTCGGTCAGCTTACGGTTTGTGGCGCGCTCGAACGCTTCCAGATCAAATTGCGTTTGCATCTTCAATCCGCCATCCAGAAAGCCGCCAATCTCCAGATATTC is a genomic window containing:
- a CDS encoding S9 family peptidase, producing MTKKHFAVCVILLLALAAASPLPFKTSGQAAAPAAQPAKAPRPIELADSLAWKRIASPTVSSDGQWFAHKLTPNEGDSEVVLRRLSDGKEWRFPVGESQGFGGGPGFLGGASADVAFSDDAKWFAFTISPTFKEGKRLKKERKPLQNKVAIVNLATEKKIEFEKIRRFSFSGENAGWVALHRYGADAPPAGPVAAAPSGGSSATAPERATGSDLLLYELATGNELNIGNVADFAFTKKGDWLAWTIDANEKMGNGLQARNMATGAVLPLDSDKASYRGLNWTEKGEALAAVKGVEDKGFEDKLYSVVAVNGFANGSPQKTIYDPRQDKEFPAGLTVSPNRSPSWTEDFSAVLFGIHEVKKKKGGDKPEAPAGAPAAAMRRPQDDEPEKPDLVLWHWKDGRLQSQQQVEEPRDKNFSYLATYRIADKKFNRLADEELRNVTAAPKQKFGIGFDNREYETMGSLDGRRYQDVYVVDLKTGARKLAVKKSRWNYGPSPDGTRFLYFDDGNFFVYDMASGQATNITQKIPSVFWDQEDDHNVVKPPTSVIGWTKDGTSVLLSDDWDIWNVSVNGQATNLTMNGKKDKMRYQNRFRIDPEEKGIDLASPMYVRVYGEWTKKAGIGRIDGGKPGVKMLTWDDAAFGGLMKAKKADVWLYTHESQSEAPNYLVADASLGNAKKITDSNPQQKDFLWSSGAKLIDYTSAKGDKLQGALFLPANYQPGKSYPTVVYIYEKLSQGLNNYTVPTYNGFNKTTYTSNGYAVLMPDIVYKVNDPGMSAVWCVVPALEAAIKTGIVDKDHVGLQGHSWGGYQTSFLVTQTNAFAAAVAGAPLTEMITMYNSIYWNSGGGNMAIFESSQGRFNGSPLDIPEAYMRNSPITHAKNVKTPLVILHNDKDGAVDFTQGIFYYNTLRRLQKPVVMLQYKGENHGLRVPANMKDYTVRMREFFDHYLMGKPAPKWWTDGVPLLKLKDHLEERTPGKPQPIDPLNDN
- the speB gene encoding agmatinase, giving the protein MKPALIGIPWDEMSSFLRGASEAPPLIRAALFSSASNPFSEAGIAVTREAVHDAGDIEATTGEAMMQRIEATIADLLEDGYKPISLGGDHAITFPIIHAFAKKYRRLSILHFDAHPDLYDEFEGNRFSHACPFARILEAGLVERLVQVGIRCLTDHQRQQIERFGIEVIEMRDYRDDWPIDFDTPVYISFDVDGLDPAFAPGVSHREPGGLSSRQAINTILNLNAEIVGADIVEFNPRMDVAKLTETVCAKIVKEIAAQMLM
- a CDS encoding maleylpyruvate isomerase N-terminal domain-containing protein codes for the protein MKPVEPIFVADLFGEIHEELLKLLRGLSNEDWYKPTVAGSWLVRDIAAHLLDSDIRRLSFQRDQAPMVPPDNPIGGYADLVGFLNQLNADWIKATKRISPQLLIEFLSVTGAQVAALFKSLDAFAPALFGVAWAGEETSENWFDIAREYTEKWHHQQQIRDAVGAAPLYSRKWLHPVLNSFVRALPVNYDATPANPGTQISFVISGEAGDVWTLVKETEGWRLFTGAADNIVCRIEFDQDTAWRLMTKGLSRDQAKTKLTVQGDAAWAEPLLGTLAVMA
- a CDS encoding amidohydrolase family protein; the encoded protein is MIWRLVAAATVFVALTGFSFEQRHSLAITKVSLIDATGKPAQSNMTVVVTGDRISAIGKTGKVKLPANPEIVDGSGKFLIPGLWDSHLHLTIATDQAGTTELLAPMLVAYGVTTVREMGGDWQRIQQLRKAIADGQIVGPRIFAPGPFVDGPQPADVNFLPVGNEAEARQAVRKLKADGVDFIKIQANLSPETWRAIVDESQKAGIPVVGHIPETVSAFDVARSAQRSVEHISPVIPGDAGIMLACSSRETELRAELAAIKKAAEDKNANRQQLRLRQRDLQRAMAASYDAKKCETLFALFVKHQIHVVPTAIFGKRFAPLDERDLPNDDSLNLIPASMRARWDKRRAEVVKASSPDDFAFRQMLFAKSRDLISAMIRAKVPLLTGTDALDGYVLPGASLHDELGLLVESGMMPMAALQSATRDAAKFMGKLDSVGTIESGKIADLILLDADPLQFIENTRRIHAVILGGKLISSSQLQTMKTKMETYAKEH
- a CDS encoding PQQ-binding-like beta-propeller repeat protein — translated: MNARRLLNSTLMMILIAASCLPALGGEDWSRFRGPNGTGVSAETNLPTEFGPDKSVVWKTPLPAGHSSPVFSRTRIFVTAHDGDKKSGKLVVIALDRKSGKELWRREVPRAKTGRLENVNGPASASPVTDGENVYAYFQDFGMISFTADGKERWRIPMEPYNIFYGYGASPTLVDDKVILPVDQDGGAFLLAVNKNTGKKVWKIDRPEVISGYSTPMIYQPKSGPKQLVLPESFQVSAYSVADGKRVWWVRGLACEMKSVASYDNEYLYINGWGFPLNQPGRQIPTVSFEEGLKKYDKNNDGFVAKEEIVGDDQMSKVLSPNYGFDAFDGNRDNKLDAKDWQVFRAMMASENGLLSIKLGGQGDMTASAIHWKYQRPVPQVPSTLLYQGTLFMVNDSGILISFDPATGNVIKQGRLKGAIDKYFASPVGADGKVYLISQDGTVSVVKAAGEWEVLAVNALGDEVFATPAFADGKLFIRTKSTLYCFGK
- a CDS encoding helix-turn-helix domain-containing protein, which codes for MATPQRLINEARLAQDSHVPVPKMFGKSAEWEGVKVVHYRIEPGELPARAHKTHEVFVPMAGAVTIEGNGQDGAPARRRRVPGDISVTPAGIHYSAHWEEELEYLTVFLTDDYLKRATVDFEANRNARIVLSCGPQDALVRSIGHALANELDAEMPTGKLYAESLVNTLAVHLLRHYSTDSVVPDLHFGGLPAHKLRRVNEFVSENLENDISLAEIAQAAGLSPFHFARSFKQTTGLTPIQFLTQRRVEQAKQMLVEDELPIVEVGLRVGFKNQSHFTTLFRKLTTMTPKAYREAALR
- a CDS encoding tetratricopeptide repeat protein; translated protein: MKNRIYAVTVLLTLLIIGFAAIAKADDISEAFERGNDAFNRGAYERAIFEYRAALIWPGQHEARAHFNIGVCHYKLGRLRDAVGEYRKAIKDREGKYPPASYALGVALQGLQRHREAREAFAQAVEASGNKHAPALFELGLYAQTAQEYQAAVEYYVRSIKQSKEQIPSAHNNLGVILASFGQMDGAVREFEIALDQSRGKFDVARENLVMCRQLLNAKSSTLIAELKTSGSQNQINLAND
- a CDS encoding DinB family protein, producing the protein MKFHSINDILAANEAATARFTSEAAVVNGAQAAFRPAESEWTIGEIVEHVNIVNGGFLRITHKLLRQAEADPKPAPADLNLGGVIVNENGEQAPKFEAPETVRPKGGVSIADAVAGIQQIIAGFAEIKPRLEAVDLSEQKFPHPVAGPLSGYQWLILLAEHSDRHLGQIRRVKTSPGFPC